In Desulfopila inferna, a single window of DNA contains:
- a CDS encoding MFS transporter, whose product MMKNATDSSSAVLPRLPIHYGWIIMVAGTVCIFACLGLGRFSLGMLLPSMGEALGLSYSQMGFISTANFVGYLGAVLISGRIMQRVGARNLIALALLLVSLSMMVISRSDSMTAITILYILTGMGSAMANIPIMALLSIWFAQHKRGKAAGFVVIGNGFAIILCGSLIPYINTLHSDGWRTNWLVLGGIVLCCAVLCYVVLRNNPAKEGLLPVGAESAEQQSRFRVQSSDDIALNSKIVLHCAAIYFLFGFTYVIYVTFVVTSMIVDRGYAESAAGIFWSCIGLLSLLSGPIPGAFSDKFGRKTALIAAFSIQAIAYLLVALPLPNIFLFVSIGCYGIVAWSVPSIISALVADYAGQQRVAAVFGFVTFIFGIGQISGPYLAGLLAEKTGSFAGSFFLAFCLAVVAIIFSLLLPAKKS is encoded by the coding sequence ATGATGAAAAACGCTACCGACTCTTCCAGCGCCGTTTTGCCGAGGCTGCCCATCCACTATGGCTGGATCATAATGGTTGCCGGAACGGTTTGCATCTTTGCCTGTCTCGGACTGGGCCGTTTTTCGCTGGGCATGCTGCTGCCTTCGATGGGAGAGGCCCTGGGACTGAGCTATTCGCAAATGGGCTTTATTTCCACCGCCAATTTTGTGGGTTATCTCGGCGCCGTTCTGATCAGCGGCAGGATTATGCAGCGTGTCGGCGCACGCAATCTCATCGCCCTGGCGCTTCTGCTGGTGAGCCTCTCGATGATGGTTATCAGCAGATCTGACTCCATGACCGCCATTACCATCCTCTATATTCTCACGGGCATGGGCAGTGCCATGGCGAATATTCCCATCATGGCCCTGCTCTCCATCTGGTTCGCCCAGCATAAACGCGGCAAGGCCGCAGGGTTTGTTGTGATAGGCAACGGTTTCGCCATTATCTTATGTGGCAGCCTTATACCATACATCAACACCCTTCATAGTGATGGCTGGAGGACCAACTGGCTCGTGTTGGGAGGTATTGTTCTTTGTTGTGCGGTACTCTGTTATGTTGTGCTGCGCAACAATCCGGCGAAAGAGGGATTGCTGCCCGTAGGCGCTGAATCTGCGGAGCAGCAGAGCCGGTTCAGGGTGCAGTCCAGCGACGACATCGCCTTGAATTCGAAGATCGTTCTGCACTGCGCCGCTATCTATTTTCTCTTTGGCTTTACCTATGTCATTTATGTGACTTTCGTGGTCACCTCTATGATTGTAGATAGAGGCTATGCCGAATCCGCTGCAGGTATTTTCTGGTCCTGCATTGGCCTGCTGAGCCTGCTCTCCGGTCCGATCCCCGGTGCCTTTTCCGATAAATTCGGCCGCAAGACCGCATTGATTGCGGCTTTCTCAATACAGGCCATCGCCTATCTATTGGTGGCTTTGCCGCTGCCAAACATCTTTCTTTTCGTCTCCATTGGCTGCTACGGCATTGTAGCCTGGAGCGTGCCCTCCATCATTTCGGCCCTGGTCGCCGATTATGCCGGACAGCAGCGAGTAGCCGCCGTTTTTGGTTTTGTCACCTTCATTTTCGGCATCGGCCAGATAAGCGGGCCATATCTGGCTGGTCTGCTTGCGGAAAAAACCGGGAGCTTTGCCGGCAGCTTTTTCCTGGCCTTCTGCCTGGCGGTGGTTGCCATCATCTTTTCCCTTTTGCTTCCCGCAAAGAAATCGTGA
- the phnC gene encoding phosphonate ABC transporter ATP-binding protein codes for MTTDVNSTASYPPRSLRIENLRKEYTKGKPVLNDISFEVHGESSVAIIGPSGTGKSTLIRCVNKLIPPTAGNVYVSGENITRLSGGDLRRARRKIGMVFQEFNLVERLSVMENVLCGRLGYVPPWRAWLRKYPEQDIDNAFKLLESIGLLEFAQQRADSLSGGQRQRVGIARAIMQEPHVLLADEPTSSLDPKTSVEIMELLVTLSEVHSIPLLINIHDVELAKRYTERVIGLSGGGIIFDGPPAELSNSHLKEIYGGEDWLQ; via the coding sequence ATGACAACAGACGTAAACAGTACCGCCTCCTATCCTCCTCGATCACTGCGTATTGAAAATCTCAGAAAGGAATATACCAAAGGTAAGCCTGTATTAAATGATATAAGTTTTGAGGTTCATGGCGAGAGCAGTGTCGCCATCATAGGACCTTCCGGCACCGGTAAAAGCACCCTTATTCGTTGCGTCAACAAACTTATTCCACCGACTGCCGGCAATGTCTATGTCAGCGGGGAAAACATCACGCGGTTAAGCGGAGGTGACCTGCGCCGGGCTCGAAGAAAGATCGGTATGGTCTTTCAGGAATTCAACCTGGTTGAAAGATTGTCGGTGATGGAGAATGTCCTTTGCGGACGTCTTGGCTATGTCCCCCCCTGGCGGGCCTGGCTGCGAAAATACCCCGAACAGGATATTGATAATGCCTTTAAGCTGCTCGAGTCCATTGGCCTGCTTGAATTTGCCCAGCAACGGGCGGACAGCCTCTCCGGAGGACAGCGGCAGCGTGTCGGCATTGCCCGGGCAATCATGCAGGAGCCCCATGTTCTGCTGGCGGATGAACCTACTTCATCGCTTGATCCGAAGACCAGCGTCGAAATCATGGAACTTCTGGTTACCCTCTCGGAGGTCCACTCCATACCGCTGCTGATCAATATCCATGATGTTGAACTGGCCAAGCGCTATACCGAGAGAGTCATCGGCCTGTCTGGCGGAGGAATTATCTTTGATGGACCACCTGCCGAGTTAAGCAACAGTCACCTCAAAGAAATATATGGCGGAGAGGACTGGCTGCAATGA
- the ilvD gene encoding dihydroxy-acid dehydratase encodes MAIKLRSATTTQGRRMAGARSLWRANGMTEEQMDKPIIGIVNSFTQFVPGHVHLHEIGQHLKKLIALQGYFAAEFNTIAIDDGIAMGHEGMLYSLPSRELIADSVEYMCNAHTVDAMICISNCDKITPGMLLAAMRLNIPTIFVSGGPMEAGIVGKKKYDLVDAMVMAGDADVSDEELDAIEHSACPTCGSCSGMFTANSMNCLNEALGLALPGNGTVVATHVNRTKLFEKAAAQIVKITRAWYEDEDSSVLPRSIARREAFMNAMALDIAMGGSTNTVLHLLAIAGEAGVDFTMKDIDQLSRKVPNLCKVSPSSSYHIEDVNRAGGIMSILGELDRGGLLDTSVSRVDAPSLAETLAAWDIGTDSAGEEAKSLYQSAPAASGRNLVMGSQQTMYREADLDRSAGCIRDIDHSYSKDGGLAILYGNIAENGCIVKTAGVDPSILTFTGTARVFSSQDAACDAILDGGITSGDVVVIRYEGPKGGPGMQEMLYPTSYLKSIHLGKECALITDGRFSGGTSGLSIGHVSPEAAAGGAIALVENGDTIKIDIPNRKIDLDVSPTEMSRRRGREEEKGKLAFTPTDRNRVVSPALQAYALLASSADKGAIRKLP; translated from the coding sequence ATGGCAATAAAATTACGAAGTGCAACCACAACCCAGGGCAGAAGAATGGCAGGCGCGAGAAGTCTCTGGCGGGCCAACGGCATGACCGAGGAGCAGATGGACAAGCCGATAATCGGTATAGTCAATTCATTCACTCAGTTTGTTCCGGGACATGTTCATCTGCACGAGATCGGCCAGCACCTCAAAAAACTCATAGCCCTGCAGGGATATTTCGCCGCGGAATTCAATACTATCGCCATTGATGACGGCATTGCCATGGGCCATGAAGGAATGCTCTATTCTCTGCCGTCGCGGGAACTCATTGCCGACAGTGTTGAATATATGTGCAATGCCCACACTGTAGACGCCATGATATGTATCAGCAACTGTGACAAAATCACCCCCGGCATGCTTCTGGCCGCCATGCGGCTCAACATTCCGACGATTTTCGTCTCCGGCGGGCCAATGGAGGCCGGCATTGTCGGCAAAAAGAAATATGACCTGGTCGATGCCATGGTAATGGCCGGAGATGCGGACGTCAGTGACGAGGAGCTCGATGCCATAGAACACAGTGCCTGTCCGACCTGCGGATCCTGCTCCGGTATGTTTACCGCCAATTCGATGAACTGCCTCAATGAAGCACTGGGTCTGGCACTGCCGGGTAACGGCACCGTGGTGGCAACCCATGTCAATCGCACAAAATTGTTTGAGAAGGCAGCCGCGCAGATCGTGAAAATAACCCGGGCCTGGTATGAAGACGAAGACAGCTCGGTGCTGCCCCGCTCCATCGCCCGCCGCGAGGCATTTATGAATGCCATGGCACTCGATATTGCCATGGGTGGCTCCACCAACACCGTTCTCCATCTTCTGGCAATTGCCGGCGAGGCAGGAGTGGATTTCACCATGAAGGACATCGACCAGCTCTCCCGCAAGGTTCCCAACCTGTGCAAGGTTTCTCCCTCCTCCTCGTATCATATTGAGGATGTCAACCGGGCTGGTGGCATCATGTCAATTTTAGGCGAGTTGGACAGGGGCGGACTGCTGGACACCTCGGTCTCACGCGTTGATGCCCCCAGCCTTGCAGAAACTCTGGCTGCCTGGGATATCGGAACGGACTCCGCCGGGGAAGAGGCCAAGTCTCTCTACCAGAGTGCCCCGGCCGCCTCCGGAAGAAACCTGGTCATGGGCTCCCAGCAAACCATGTACCGGGAGGCGGATCTTGACCGCTCCGCAGGCTGCATCCGCGATATCGATCATAGCTACAGCAAAGACGGCGGCCTGGCGATACTCTACGGCAACATCGCCGAAAACGGCTGTATCGTCAAAACCGCCGGCGTCGATCCTTCGATTTTGACATTCACCGGCACCGCACGGGTTTTCTCCTCTCAGGATGCCGCCTGTGACGCCATCCTGGATGGCGGAATCACCAGCGGCGACGTAGTCGTCATTCGCTACGAAGGTCCCAAAGGGGGACCCGGCATGCAGGAGATGCTTTACCCCACCTCCTATCTCAAATCGATCCATCTTGGCAAGGAATGCGCCCTGATCACGGACGGCAGGTTCTCCGGCGGCACCTCCGGCCTCTCCATAGGCCACGTTTCCCCTGAGGCTGCAGCCGGCGGAGCCATCGCTCTGGTGGAAAACGGCGATACTATCAAAATCGACATCCCCAACCGGAAGATAGATCTCGACGTCAGTCCAACGGAAATGAGCAGGCGGCGCGGCAGGGAAGAGGAGAAAGGCAAACTCGCTTTTACCCCTACCGATCGCAACCGCGTCGTTTCTCCGGCTCTACAGGCATATGCCCTGCTGGCATCATCCGCCGACAAAGGCGCAATCCGCAAGTTGCCTTAA
- a CDS encoding sn-glycerol-1-phosphate dehydrogenase, whose translation MEHSQLLGTTFNCSCGKKHTVPTEELVYGKNAYNALLQRLLSGTIQNALIIADIRTYAAAGRLVENLLLKGGIAVSHFIVPDRDSESPVADDATKDLLFESILPADIYIAVGSGVINDLVKWTAYLKKKPFITVPTAASMNGYASANVAATVDGLKVLFHAEACRAVYVDSRILHEAPYEMTASGLGDVLAKSVSSADWKLNHLLFDDYFCQFSVDLLKDLEPVYLDNPQQIKKLEPNAVKALFEALLYSSIAMTITGTSSPASGAEHLISHTLDMVADRDGRKHDLHGRQVGVASILMAALYERIMDIEKPQFREPPATIDTAFWGTLAPVVAGEYQKKQDKLAKAANFLANETNWKKLQEHIKPGLVAATRLKSCLAQAKAAHSFSGIRDDGQPLQREKFRAVVVNAHQMRERFTILDVAVMLGIIPDEIDQLIEKWVSDI comes from the coding sequence ATGGAACATAGTCAACTCTTAGGTACTACTTTTAATTGTAGCTGTGGAAAAAAGCACACTGTTCCCACCGAGGAACTGGTCTATGGCAAAAATGCTTATAACGCGCTGCTGCAAAGGCTCCTGTCGGGTACGATCCAAAACGCCCTGATAATAGCCGATATTCGGACGTATGCCGCCGCCGGCCGCCTTGTTGAAAATCTTTTGCTCAAGGGAGGTATTGCCGTCTCACACTTCATAGTGCCCGATCGAGACAGCGAGTCCCCGGTTGCCGACGATGCCACCAAAGACCTTCTCTTCGAGAGTATCTTACCAGCCGACATATATATCGCTGTAGGCAGCGGTGTCATTAATGATCTGGTCAAATGGACGGCCTACCTGAAAAAGAAACCGTTTATTACGGTGCCCACCGCTGCGTCCATGAACGGCTACGCTTCCGCCAATGTCGCCGCAACCGTGGACGGCCTTAAGGTACTGTTCCATGCCGAGGCCTGCCGAGCGGTCTATGTCGACTCCCGCATCCTCCATGAGGCCCCCTATGAAATGACTGCCTCCGGCCTGGGCGATGTGCTTGCAAAATCCGTCAGTTCAGCGGACTGGAAGCTCAATCACCTCCTTTTCGATGATTATTTCTGCCAATTCTCCGTTGACCTGCTCAAGGACCTCGAACCCGTCTATCTTGATAACCCTCAACAGATCAAGAAACTGGAGCCGAATGCGGTCAAGGCACTTTTCGAGGCCCTTTTATATTCCAGCATAGCGATGACCATCACCGGAACATCGTCACCGGCATCCGGGGCCGAACACCTCATATCACATACTTTAGACATGGTGGCGGACAGGGATGGGCGAAAGCACGACCTGCATGGCCGCCAGGTGGGGGTCGCCTCTATTCTCATGGCGGCGCTTTATGAGCGAATCATGGACATAGAAAAACCGCAATTCAGAGAACCGCCGGCAACCATCGACACCGCATTCTGGGGCACGCTGGCTCCCGTTGTAGCCGGTGAATATCAGAAGAAGCAGGACAAACTCGCCAAGGCAGCAAACTTCCTGGCAAATGAAACCAACTGGAAAAAGCTACAGGAGCATATCAAACCCGGCCTGGTAGCGGCAACAAGATTGAAAAGCTGTCTTGCCCAGGCGAAAGCGGCTCATAGCTTCTCGGGGATACGTGATGACGGCCAGCCATTGCAGAGGGAAAAATTCAGAGCAGTCGTAGTGAACGCCCATCAGATGCGAGAGAGATTTACCATCCTTGATGTTGCCGTGATGTTGGGAATTATCCCGGATGAAATTGATCAACTTATCGAAAAATGGGTCAGCGATATCTAG
- the phnE gene encoding phosphonate ABC transporter, permease protein PhnE, whose protein sequence is MTERTISANYGAPFKTNWWSRAGWLIALLYSIYAANYLDVSWTRFVEGIGNGAVFLSEMIPVDFSRWKLLIDRLMETIQIAIIASAFGVLLSLPVGLLAARNLMPTWITWPFRIFIALCRSFHPVIFAILFVKAVGFGPLAGILTLIFASIGFIGKLFTEAIEEISLKPLEALRAAGAPFISVIIYAVLPQVLNRFIGFSSYQLDANLRNSTMVGIVGAGGIGGTLFAAFQRFDYGFLAAILISIIALVMISEFISTQIKKVFQ, encoded by the coding sequence ATGACGGAAAGGACGATAAGCGCGAATTACGGCGCGCCATTCAAAACTAACTGGTGGAGCAGGGCCGGATGGCTGATTGCTCTGCTCTATTCCATTTATGCCGCCAATTATCTTGATGTTTCCTGGACCCGCTTTGTTGAGGGAATCGGCAACGGCGCAGTTTTCCTCTCAGAAATGATCCCGGTGGATTTTTCCCGCTGGAAACTCCTGATTGACAGGCTTATGGAAACCATCCAGATTGCCATCATTGCCTCGGCATTCGGCGTTCTGCTTTCACTTCCTGTGGGACTTCTTGCCGCCAGAAATCTCATGCCTACCTGGATCACCTGGCCTTTCCGGATCTTCATTGCCCTGTGCAGATCCTTTCATCCGGTTATCTTTGCCATACTTTTTGTCAAGGCCGTGGGTTTCGGGCCACTTGCAGGTATCCTTACTCTGATTTTCGCTTCAATCGGCTTTATCGGCAAACTCTTCACCGAAGCTATTGAAGAAATATCCCTGAAGCCCCTTGAAGCCTTGCGGGCAGCCGGTGCTCCCTTTATCAGCGTTATCATCTATGCGGTACTGCCACAGGTGCTCAACCGCTTCATTGGTTTTTCCTCCTACCAACTCGATGCCAATCTGCGCAATTCAACCATGGTGGGAATAGTCGGGGCCGGAGGAATCGGCGGCACTCTTTTCGCGGCCTTCCAGCGCTTCGATTACGGTTTTCTTGCCGCCATACTCATATCCATTATCGCCCTGGTCATGATAAGTGAGTTTATTTCAACCCAGATAAAAAAGGTTTTTCAATGA
- the phnE gene encoding phosphonate ABC transporter, permease protein PhnE, protein MSVVQHQKWERFTFAERLARFAVFLGFAIALSASLRTVEVIPEFLYDAPTQVADLLSRMWPLDLGYYPQGIHQAMMETLHIATLGTLLSIVLAIPVGIMGANNIVHFPLLNWLSKLILVSSRSVNSLVWALLFVAIFGPGPLAGTICIGFRSVGFVGKLFAEALEEADPGPVEALTAAGAPWASVFMKGYWPQVAPAFWGIFLFRWDINVRESAVIGLVGAGGIGMVLDTALNLFFWDRVSVILLSIFVVVILAEFLVTAIRKRII, encoded by the coding sequence ATGAGCGTTGTGCAGCACCAGAAATGGGAGAGATTCACCTTTGCCGAGCGCCTGGCCCGATTTGCTGTTTTTCTTGGATTTGCCATTGCCCTGTCGGCCTCTCTGCGAACCGTTGAGGTCATCCCCGAGTTTCTCTACGATGCTCCCACACAGGTGGCGGACCTTCTTTCCCGTATGTGGCCCCTGGATCTGGGCTATTACCCGCAGGGGATTCATCAGGCAATGATGGAAACCCTGCATATCGCTACTCTGGGAACGCTGCTTTCTATAGTTCTGGCCATTCCGGTCGGTATTATGGGAGCAAATAATATCGTTCACTTCCCTCTGCTGAACTGGCTCTCCAAACTGATACTGGTTTCCTCACGATCCGTCAATTCGCTGGTCTGGGCATTGCTTTTCGTGGCCATTTTCGGCCCCGGCCCACTGGCTGGAACCATCTGTATCGGCTTCAGATCCGTTGGTTTTGTCGGCAAACTTTTTGCTGAAGCTCTTGAAGAGGCTGATCCCGGCCCAGTCGAGGCCTTGACTGCCGCCGGAGCTCCGTGGGCCAGCGTGTTCATGAAAGGATACTGGCCCCAGGTTGCTCCGGCCTTCTGGGGGATATTCCTGTTCCGCTGGGATATCAACGTGCGCGAGTCGGCCGTCATCGGCCTGGTCGGCGCCGGCGGTATCGGCATGGTGCTGGATACCGCGCTCAACCTGTTTTTCTGGGACCGTGTTTCCGTGATCCTTCTCAGTATTTTTGTGGTTGTCATTCTGGCTGAATTTCTGGTTACAGCCATTCGTAAGCGCATTATCTGA
- the phnD gene encoding phosphate/phosphite/phosphonate ABC transporter substrate-binding protein gives MKKIVAFLATFSFLAGFAYAADDCTNRGTLDEMYCDENMDLVADSPKDPEEWKDPNTLVFTYTPVEDPAVYKDAFADFQKYLEEATGKRVIYYTVQSNAAEVEAMRSGRLHIAGFSTGPTGFAVNLAGYVPMAVKGTEESFQGYNLIVVTKKESDIKELADMKGKRIAHTSASSNSGNLAPRAIFPQHGIVPDEDYTVAYSGKHDQSILGVAHGDYDAAPVASDVYYRMAEAGRIDADDFRIVFTSPKFPTSSFGYAHNLHPDLVKKIVDAFYSYRFTPEMQETFGGADRFFPVTYQEDWKVIRDIAASTGTSYNQDGLKKMAEKEAAKAAAKKAKQ, from the coding sequence ATGAAAAAAATTGTAGCTTTCCTGGCGACATTTTCATTTTTGGCAGGCTTTGCCTACGCTGCTGACGACTGTACAAACAGAGGAACCCTGGATGAAATGTATTGCGATGAGAATATGGATCTCGTTGCCGATTCTCCAAAAGACCCGGAAGAATGGAAAGACCCCAACACCCTGGTGTTTACCTATACTCCCGTTGAAGATCCTGCAGTCTATAAAGATGCCTTCGCCGATTTCCAAAAATATCTGGAAGAGGCCACCGGCAAACGTGTTATTTATTACACTGTGCAGTCCAATGCCGCCGAAGTTGAAGCAATGCGTTCTGGCCGCCTGCATATAGCCGGCTTCTCCACCGGGCCCACCGGCTTTGCTGTTAATCTTGCAGGATATGTCCCCATGGCGGTTAAAGGTACCGAAGAGAGTTTCCAGGGATACAATCTGATTGTGGTGACCAAAAAAGAAAGCGACATAAAAGAACTCGCAGACATGAAAGGCAAACGCATTGCCCATACGTCGGCCTCATCGAACTCCGGTAATCTGGCACCGCGGGCAATCTTTCCGCAACATGGTATCGTCCCTGATGAGGACTACACCGTTGCCTATTCCGGTAAACACGACCAGTCCATTCTCGGTGTAGCTCACGGCGACTATGATGCCGCCCCGGTAGCATCCGACGTTTACTACCGCATGGCTGAGGCAGGCCGGATTGACGCTGACGATTTTCGCATTGTTTTCACCAGCCCGAAATTCCCTACATCATCTTTCGGTTATGCCCACAATCTCCATCCTGATCTGGTCAAGAAGATTGTAGACGCTTTTTACTCCTATCGCTTTACCCCGGAGATGCAGGAAACCTTTGGCGGCGCCGACCGCTTCTTTCCTGTAACGTATCAGGAAGATTGGAAGGTTATCCGTGATATCGCCGCCTCTACCGGCACCTCCTATAACCAGGATGGCCTGAAAAAAATGGCGGAAAAAGAAGCTGCCAAAGCAGCTGCTAAAAAAGCCAAGCAGTAA